From one Nonomuraea polychroma genomic stretch:
- a CDS encoding sulfotransferase domain-containing protein, producing MRTTKRSALSLSRGAGRLTSGARVLPSFLIAGAQRCGTTSLYRALAQHPLLLKPVLHKGVHYFDVAYQRGLSWYQGHFPLRVGAALIERRYGGRALAFESSPYYLFHPLAGERIAADLPGVKLIVLVRDPVERACSAHAHELARGFETESHFEHAIELEERRLAGAEEALRASPYTLHHSHRHHAYVARGRYADQFERLEPLIGRDRMLVLDSHRFFRDPEQVYNRVLEFLRVPHLGYPVFERHNGRALPRPVPRALGRALREHFEPYDARLVRWLGEEPSWRS from the coding sequence ATGAGAACCACGAAGCGGTCCGCGCTGTCGCTGTCGCGGGGCGCGGGCAGGCTCACGTCCGGGGCGCGGGTGTTGCCGTCGTTCCTGATCGCCGGGGCGCAGCGGTGCGGCACCACGTCCCTGTACCGGGCGCTCGCGCAACATCCGCTGCTGCTCAAGCCGGTGCTGCACAAGGGCGTGCACTACTTCGACGTCGCCTACCAGCGCGGGTTGTCCTGGTATCAGGGGCATTTCCCGCTGCGGGTGGGGGCGGCGCTGATCGAGCGACGGTACGGCGGCCGCGCTCTCGCCTTCGAGTCGTCCCCCTACTACCTGTTCCATCCGCTGGCCGGGGAGCGGATCGCGGCCGACCTGCCCGGCGTGAAGCTGATCGTGCTGGTACGCGATCCGGTGGAGCGGGCCTGCTCGGCCCACGCCCACGAGCTGGCCAGGGGGTTCGAGACGGAGTCGCACTTCGAGCACGCGATCGAGCTGGAGGAGCGGCGGCTGGCCGGGGCTGAGGAGGCGCTGCGCGCCTCGCCGTACACGCTGCACCACTCGCACCGTCACCACGCCTACGTGGCCCGCGGCCGCTACGCCGACCAGTTCGAGCGGCTGGAGCCGCTGATCGGGCGGGACCGGATGCTGGTGCTGGACAGCCACCGGTTCTTCCGGGACCCGGAGCAGGTCTACAACCGGGTTCTGGAGTTCCTCCGCGTGCCGCATCTGGGGTATCCGGTGTTCGAGCGGCACAACGGGCGGGCGTTGCCGCGGCCGGTGCCCCGTGCACTGGGGCGGGCGCTGCGGGAGCACTTCGAGCCGTACGACGCGCGGCTGGTGCGGTGGCTGGGCGAGGAGCCGTCGTGGCGGAGCTGA